A genomic region of Chitinimonas arctica contains the following coding sequences:
- a CDS encoding EAL domain-containing protein, with protein MDTAANSGHSTGSPLARGRHWLSRLSLRQVFVLVVAVGLLVPGVLFTLLMLDWRRDELTRQFRTEQERVLETLALGLRQPLWDLSLNAGQPLVDTAMKDPRIVSVRVDGSFPGEPFISIIVPERRQGRAMQLSRPVHFGDQIIGKVLIEFDDGDLRRRLAAQAREYVLLIGVELVVSLLLILLLLDSRFLGPLRRLIEQAKTLTDHEAVAAAPWVRDDEIGDLGRQLEWARSELHRLFGELNDKNDALELDIVERMQTEEALRASEAKYRELFLSNLDGICVTDMNGLVLDANPALLALLDVPAEALVGKQLVSFVAEAWRNYDDHMIQHRVLVDGHCGEYEIELYRPGDGLLPVSAKGVLMRDVDARPIGVWRILRDLTERKAAALRMELAAKVFDNTAEAIMVIAPDNHIASVNRAFTEMLGYATDEIVGQPSSVMRDATIDPEVYENINRQYINHGAWQGEVPFRRKSGETFTAWAQINVVRDVTGRIGDVVALIRDISDAKQAQERILHLARFDALTQLPNRAYFRELAEEAIAEAHRHHEHRALLFVDLDHFKTINDSLGHDVGDQLLKEVAGRLHDALRAGDVVGRLGGDEFVVLLRNLDEGEDASYVANRMLARLAQPFQLNEHELVVTPSLGISLYPVDGEDYDTLVRNADAAMYHAKENGRNTYRFYTADMNARALEILSVENQLRRALERDEFVLHYQPQVDMGSGRIVGVEALIRWRHPERGLVGPMQFIPIAEERGLIGAIGQWVLREACRQNQAWQAEGLPPIEVAVNLSAMQFYGRDLAQDITAILAETGLAPRWLALEVTESVIVQDVESTIATLAALKGMGLKLAIDDFGTGYSSLSYLKRFKVDKLKVDRSFVMDVPGDADDSAITRAIVNLARNLGLQVIAEGVETPEQWSFLKNEGCDEVQGYLISPPLPAEDLAKRLARGAWRLGSI; from the coding sequence GGGTCCTGGAAACCCTGGCGCTGGGCTTGCGTCAGCCGCTCTGGGATCTGTCGCTGAATGCCGGCCAGCCGCTGGTCGATACCGCCATGAAGGATCCACGCATCGTCTCGGTGCGGGTGGATGGCAGTTTCCCGGGCGAACCCTTTATCTCCATCATCGTGCCGGAGCGCCGGCAGGGCCGTGCCATGCAGTTGTCGCGACCGGTGCATTTCGGCGACCAGATCATCGGCAAGGTACTGATCGAGTTCGACGATGGCGACCTGCGGCGCCGCTTGGCCGCTCAGGCCCGCGAGTACGTGCTGCTGATCGGCGTGGAATTGGTGGTCAGCCTGCTGCTGATCCTGCTGCTGCTGGATTCGCGCTTTCTCGGCCCCTTGCGGCGGCTGATCGAGCAGGCCAAGACCCTGACCGACCACGAGGCCGTTGCGGCGGCGCCTTGGGTGCGCGATGACGAGATCGGCGACCTGGGACGCCAGCTGGAATGGGCGCGCAGCGAATTGCATCGCCTGTTCGGCGAATTGAACGACAAGAACGATGCGCTGGAGCTGGATATCGTCGAGCGCATGCAGACCGAAGAAGCGCTGCGCGCGTCGGAAGCCAAATACCGTGAGCTGTTCCTGTCCAATCTGGACGGCATCTGCGTCACCGATATGAATGGCCTGGTGCTGGATGCGAATCCGGCGCTGCTGGCCCTGCTCGATGTGCCGGCCGAGGCCTTGGTGGGTAAGCAGCTGGTCAGCTTCGTGGCGGAAGCCTGGCGCAATTACGACGACCATATGATACAGCACCGTGTCCTGGTGGACGGGCATTGCGGCGAGTACGAAATCGAGCTGTACCGGCCGGGCGACGGCCTCCTGCCGGTCAGCGCCAAGGGCGTGCTGATGCGCGATGTGGATGCACGGCCCATCGGCGTCTGGCGCATCCTGCGCGATCTGACCGAGCGCAAGGCCGCCGCCCTGCGCATGGAGCTGGCCGCCAAGGTGTTCGACAACACCGCCGAAGCCATCATGGTGATCGCACCGGACAATCATATCGCCTCGGTCAATCGCGCCTTTACCGAAATGCTGGGCTATGCCACCGACGAGATTGTCGGCCAGCCCAGTAGCGTGATGCGCGATGCGACCATCGACCCCGAAGTCTATGAAAACATCAACCGCCAATACATCAATCACGGCGCCTGGCAGGGCGAAGTGCCGTTCCGGCGCAAGTCGGGCGAGACCTTCACCGCCTGGGCGCAGATCAATGTGGTACGCGATGTAACGGGCCGTATCGGCGATGTGGTGGCGCTGATTCGCGATATCAGCGATGCCAAGCAGGCGCAGGAGCGCATCTTGCACCTGGCCCGCTTCGATGCCCTGACCCAGCTGCCCAACCGCGCCTATTTCCGTGAATTGGCGGAAGAAGCCATTGCCGAAGCCCATCGCCACCATGAGCATCGGGCCTTGCTGTTTGTCGACCTGGATCACTTCAAGACCATCAATGATTCCCTCGGCCACGACGTGGGCGACCAATTGCTCAAGGAAGTGGCCGGCCGCCTGCATGATGCGCTGCGGGCCGGAGATGTGGTGGGCAGGCTGGGTGGTGACGAATTTGTCGTGCTGTTGCGCAATCTGGATGAGGGCGAAGATGCCAGCTATGTCGCCAACCGTATGCTGGCGCGGCTGGCCCAACCCTTCCAGTTGAATGAGCACGAGCTGGTGGTGACGCCATCCCTGGGGATTTCGCTGTACCCGGTCGATGGCGAGGATTACGACACCCTGGTGCGTAATGCCGATGCCGCCATGTATCACGCCAAGGAAAACGGCCGCAATACCTACCGTTTCTATACCGCCGATATGAACGCCAGGGCGCTGGAGATCCTATCGGTGGAAAACCAGCTGCGCCGCGCGCTGGAGCGCGACGAATTCGTGCTGCATTACCAACCCCAGGTCGATATGGGCAGCGGGCGCATCGTCGGGGTGGAAGCACTGATCCGCTGGCGCCACCCCGAGCGCGGCCTGGTAGGACCGATGCAGTTCATCCCCATCGCGGAAGAGCGCGGCCTGATCGGCGCGATCGGCCAGTGGGTGCTACGCGAAGCGTGCCGGCAGAACCAGGCCTGGCAGGCAGAAGGCCTGCCCCCCATCGAGGTGGCCGTCAATCTTTCCGCCATGCAGTTCTACGGCCGCGATTTGGCGCAGGACATTACCGCCATCCTGGCCGAAACCGGGTTGGCGCCGCGTTGGCTGGCGCTTGAGGTGACCGAGAGCGTGATCGTGCAGGACGTGGAATCGACCATCGCAACCCTGGCCGCCCTCAAGGGCATGGGCTTGAAGCTGGCGATCGACGATTTCGGTACCGGCTATTCCTCGCTCAGCTACCTGAAGCGCTTCAAAGTGGACAAGCTCAAGGTGGACCGCTCCTTTGTGATGGATGTGCCGGGCGACGCCGACGACAGCGCGATTACCCGCGCCATCGTCAACCTGGCGCGCAACCTGGGCCTGCAGGTGATCGCCGAAGGGGTGGAAACGCCGGAGCAATGGTCCTTCCTCAAGAACGAGGGCTGCGACGAGGTCCAAGGCTACCTGATCAGCCCACCGCTACCGGCGGAGGACCTGGCCAAGCGCCTGGCACGGGGTGCTTGGCGGCTGGGGAGTATCTGA
- a CDS encoding MFS transporter, with amino-acid sequence MTDIAHAAGAAQAAPRPMSREERKVIFASSLGTVFEWYDFYLYGSLAAIIAKQFFAGVNDTTAYIFALMAFAAGFAVRPFGALVFGRLGDMIGRKYTFLITILIMGLSTAIVGLLPAYGTIGIAAPTILIGLRLLQGLALGGEYGGAATYVAEHAPHGKRGLYTSFIQTTATLGLFLSLLVIWLCRNYLGKEVFEAWGWRIPFLLSILLLAVSIYIRMQLSESPAFQKMKAEGKQSRAPLTESFLRWPNLKVVLLSLFGGTAGQAVVWYTGQFYALFFLTKTLGVEPDRADLLIAVSLAIATPFFVLFGALSDRIGRKKIIMTGCLIAACSYFPIFKALTHHANPALEAAVAKAPVVVVADPEQCAFQFDPVGKKAFKQSCDIIKSALAKKGIPYTNEAAPAGSVASVKVGATRIASFEGTALDKDGFKLQAEAFNQSLGAALSSGGYPAKADLQAMNTPMVILLLTLLVIFVTMVYGPIAAWLVELFPTRIRYTSMSLPYHIGNGWFGGFLPTVAFAMVAATGDIYYGLWYPILFALMTFVIGCLFTPETKDRDIYAAD; translated from the coding sequence ATGACGGATATCGCTCACGCCGCCGGTGCCGCCCAGGCCGCGCCCCGCCCGATGAGCCGTGAAGAGCGGAAGGTGATCTTCGCCTCCTCGCTCGGCACGGTGTTCGAATGGTACGACTTTTATCTTTATGGCTCCCTGGCGGCGATTATCGCCAAGCAGTTCTTTGCCGGCGTCAACGACACCACCGCTTATATCTTTGCCTTGATGGCCTTCGCCGCCGGTTTTGCGGTACGGCCGTTCGGGGCACTGGTTTTTGGCCGGCTGGGCGATATGATAGGACGCAAGTACACCTTCCTGATCACCATCCTGATCATGGGCCTGTCCACCGCCATTGTGGGCTTGCTGCCTGCCTACGGCACCATAGGCATAGCGGCGCCCACCATCCTGATCGGCCTGCGGCTGCTGCAGGGACTGGCACTGGGCGGAGAATACGGCGGTGCGGCCACTTACGTGGCCGAACATGCACCACACGGCAAGCGCGGCCTCTACACCAGCTTTATCCAGACCACCGCCACGCTGGGCCTGTTCCTGTCGCTGTTGGTCATCTGGCTATGTCGCAATTACCTGGGCAAGGAGGTATTCGAAGCTTGGGGCTGGCGCATTCCCTTCCTGCTTTCCATTCTGTTGCTGGCGGTATCGATCTATATCCGCATGCAATTGAGCGAATCGCCCGCCTTCCAGAAAATGAAGGCGGAGGGCAAGCAGTCGCGCGCACCATTGACCGAATCCTTCCTGCGCTGGCCCAATCTCAAGGTGGTGTTGTTGTCGCTGTTCGGCGGTACGGCGGGCCAAGCCGTGGTCTGGTATACCGGCCAGTTCTATGCCCTGTTCTTCCTGACCAAGACCCTGGGCGTGGAACCTGACCGGGCCGACCTGCTGATCGCGGTGTCGCTGGCCATCGCCACGCCCTTCTTCGTGCTGTTCGGTGCGTTATCGGACCGGATAGGGCGCAAGAAGATCATCATGACCGGCTGCCTGATCGCTGCATGCAGCTATTTCCCCATCTTCAAGGCGCTGACCCACCATGCCAATCCCGCCCTCGAAGCAGCGGTGGCCAAAGCCCCCGTGGTGGTCGTGGCGGACCCGGAGCAATGCGCCTTCCAGTTCGATCCTGTGGGCAAGAAAGCCTTCAAGCAGTCCTGCGACATCATCAAATCGGCATTGGCCAAGAAGGGCATCCCCTATACCAATGAAGCGGCGCCGGCCGGCAGCGTGGCCAGCGTCAAGGTGGGCGCGACCCGCATCGCCAGCTTTGAAGGCACGGCGCTGGACAAGGACGGCTTCAAGCTGCAAGCCGAGGCGTTCAACCAATCGCTGGGCGCGGCATTAAGCAGCGGCGGCTATCCCGCCAAGGCCGACCTGCAAGCCATGAATACACCGATGGTGATACTCCTGCTGACCTTGCTGGTGATCTTCGTCACCATGGTATATGGTCCTATCGCGGCCTGGCTGGTGGAGCTGTTCCCGACCCGCATCCGCTATACCTCGATGTCGCTGCCCTATCACATCGGCAATGGCTGGTTCGGCGGTTTCCTGCCCACCGTCGCTTTTGCGATGGTGGCCGCCACCGGCGATATCTACTACGGTCTGTGGTATCCCATCCTGTTCGCCCTGATGACCTTCGTGATCGGCTGCCTGTTCACGCCGGAAACCAAGGATAGGGACATTTACGCCGCCGACTGA
- the rpmG gene encoding 50S ribosomal protein L33: MREKIKLESTAGTGHFYTTTKNKRTMPEKMEIKKFDPVVRKHVAYKETKLK, encoded by the coding sequence ATGCGTGAAAAGATCAAGCTGGAATCGACCGCTGGTACCGGTCACTTCTACACCACCACCAAGAACAAGCGCACCATGCCGGAAAAGATGGAGATCAAGAAGTTCGATCCCGTCGTCCGTAAGCATGTTGCCTACAAGGAAACCAAGCTCAAGTAA
- the acs gene encoding acetate--CoA ligase, whose amino-acid sequence MSTLDSILKETRLFPPPDEFKHQATIPGMDAYHALCEQADDHYLSFWGDLARQLISWKKPFSRVLDDSQAPFFKWFDDGTLNVSYNCLDRHLAQNANKIAIIFEADDGTVTRVSYAELHRRVCQFANGLKSLDIGKGDRVIVYMPMSIEAVVAMQACARIGAVHSVVFGGFSAKSVQERIIDAGAVAVITANEGMRGGKSVPLKTAIDDAIALGGCECVRHVVVYQRTDNGSANWQDGRDCWWHKLVEKQPEQCEPTWVGAEDPLFILYTSGSTGKPKGIQHSSAGYLLGAINSFRWVFDIKPNDIFWCTADVGWITGHSYVCYGPLGMGATQLIFEGVPTYPDANRFWQMIARHKVTIFYTAPTAIRSLIKLGADLPRQHDLSSLRLLGTVGEPINPEAWIWYHETVGGSRCPIVDTWWQTETGSVMIAPLPGAVATKPGSCTLPLPGIIADIVDESGAPVEPGKGGMLVIKKPFPSLVRTIWNDPERFKKTYFPEEFNGRYYLAGDSANRDEHGYFWIMGRIDDVLNVSGHRLGTMEIESALVANPLVAEAAVVGKPHDIKGEAVVAFVVLKGARPAGEEAKKIAEQLKTWVAHEIGKIAQPDDIRFGDNLPKTRSGKIMRRLLRAIARGEEITQDTSTLENPAILKQLQEPA is encoded by the coding sequence ATGTCCACGCTCGATTCCATCCTGAAGGAAACCCGCCTATTCCCTCCGCCGGACGAGTTCAAGCACCAGGCCACCATTCCCGGCATGGATGCCTACCACGCCCTGTGCGAACAGGCGGACGATCATTACCTTTCCTTCTGGGGCGATCTGGCGCGGCAATTGATCAGCTGGAAGAAACCGTTTTCGCGCGTGCTGGACGACAGCCAGGCGCCCTTTTTCAAGTGGTTCGACGACGGCACCCTCAATGTCAGCTACAACTGCCTGGACCGCCATCTGGCCCAGAATGCCAACAAGATCGCCATCATCTTCGAAGCTGATGACGGTACGGTCACCCGGGTAAGCTACGCGGAGCTGCATCGCCGCGTCTGCCAATTCGCCAATGGCCTGAAATCACTGGATATCGGCAAGGGCGACCGGGTCATCGTCTATATGCCCATGAGTATCGAGGCGGTGGTGGCCATGCAGGCGTGCGCCCGCATCGGTGCGGTTCATTCGGTGGTATTCGGTGGTTTCTCGGCCAAGTCGGTACAGGAGCGCATCATCGATGCCGGCGCGGTAGCCGTGATCACCGCCAACGAAGGGATGCGCGGCGGCAAGTCCGTCCCCCTCAAGACCGCGATCGACGATGCCATCGCACTGGGCGGCTGCGAATGCGTCCGGCACGTGGTGGTTTACCAGCGCACCGACAATGGCAGCGCGAACTGGCAGGACGGCCGCGATTGCTGGTGGCACAAGCTGGTGGAAAAGCAGCCGGAGCAGTGCGAACCGACCTGGGTGGGCGCGGAAGACCCGCTGTTTATCCTGTACACCTCCGGCTCCACCGGCAAACCCAAGGGCATCCAGCATTCCAGCGCAGGCTATCTGCTGGGCGCGATCAACTCGTTTCGCTGGGTGTTCGATATCAAGCCCAACGATATTTTCTGGTGCACCGCCGACGTCGGCTGGATTACCGGCCACAGCTATGTCTGCTATGGCCCCTTGGGCATGGGCGCCACCCAGTTGATCTTCGAAGGCGTGCCCACCTACCCCGATGCCAATCGCTTCTGGCAAATGATCGCGCGGCATAAGGTCACCATCTTCTACACCGCGCCGACCGCCATCCGCTCGCTGATCAAGCTGGGCGCCGATCTGCCGCGCCAGCATGACCTCTCCAGCCTGCGCCTGCTGGGGACGGTGGGCGAGCCCATCAATCCGGAAGCCTGGATCTGGTACCACGAGACCGTCGGCGGTAGCCGCTGCCCCATCGTCGATACCTGGTGGCAGACCGAAACCGGCTCGGTAATGATCGCGCCGCTCCCCGGCGCGGTCGCGACCAAGCCTGGTTCCTGCACCCTGCCCCTACCCGGCATCATCGCCGATATCGTCGATGAATCCGGCGCCCCGGTGGAACCCGGCAAGGGCGGCATGCTGGTGATCAAAAAGCCCTTTCCCAGCCTGGTGCGCACCATCTGGAACGACCCGGAGCGCTTCAAGAAGACCTATTTCCCCGAAGAGTTCAATGGCCGCTACTACCTGGCCGGCGACTCGGCCAATCGCGACGAGCACGGCTACTTCTGGATCATGGGGCGGATAGACGATGTCCTGAATGTCTCCGGCCATCGCCTCGGCACCATGGAGATCGAATCGGCCCTGGTCGCCAACCCGCTGGTGGCCGAAGCGGCCGTGGTGGGTAAGCCGCATGACATCAAGGGCGAAGCGGTAGTGGCATTCGTGGTGCTGAAGGGCGCCCGGCCGGCCGGCGAGGAGGCGAAGAAAATCGCCGAGCAGTTGAAAACCTGGGTGGCGCATGAAATCGGCAAGATCGCCCAGCCGGACGATATCCGCTTCGGCGACAACCTGCCCAAGACCCGCTCGGGCAAGATCATGCGCCGCTTGCTACGTGCGATTGCCCGTGGCGAGGAGATTACCCAGGATACCTCGACCCTGGAAAATCCGGCGATCTTGAAGCAGTTGCAGGAACCGGCTTAA
- a CDS encoding sirohydrochlorin chelatase gives MPTQHAFILFAHGARDPQWALPFRQLAESLSLRRPDCLVRLAFLELMTPSLADCVDALCADGVTEIQIVPAFMATGAHLRRDLPELVEALQLRHPGISLHVSTALGEALPVQHAMADWIAGLCVQATASSSDAIGQTSAKAANTG, from the coding sequence ATGCCTACTCAGCACGCCTTTATCCTGTTCGCCCATGGTGCGCGCGACCCGCAATGGGCCCTGCCCTTCCGCCAGCTGGCCGAGTCCTTGTCGCTTCGCCGGCCGGATTGCCTTGTTCGCCTTGCCTTCCTCGAATTGATGACGCCGTCCCTGGCCGACTGCGTGGACGCGCTATGCGCCGACGGTGTCACCGAAATCCAGATCGTGCCGGCCTTTATGGCGACCGGCGCGCATCTGCGCCGAGACCTGCCCGAATTGGTCGAGGCACTGCAGCTGCGGCATCCCGGCATCAGCCTCCATGTCAGCACCGCCCTGGGCGAAGCGCTGCCCGTTCAACACGCCATGGCGGATTGGATTGCCGGCCTGTGCGTTCAGGCCACCGCCTCCTCCAGCGACGCGATCGGCCAAACTTCCGCCAAGGCAGCCAACACCGGCTGA
- a CDS encoding LysR family transcriptional regulator — MEIYQLRTFITVAQQGHLTQAAEILHLSQPAVTAQIKALEEETGVSLFDRCPAGVSLTEAGKLLLPEAEKILLGSREMLKAARALQGELDGKLRIGTILCPRLLRLGPLFAWLKQRHPLLRVSTVQGISGGVLNEVRKKELDAGFFIGRNPYQTVHAHALEELQFVVAAPADWRVALEGCDWRMLGRQPWVGGSQFSSLSKLHAEVWRENNIAPRKVYEIDQEQTMLSCVEAGLGLCILRREAARAAEREGRLWIWGEIGRTVTLSFIYPADMHGDPLIQPVLAALAEVWPIASLEEAVA; from the coding sequence ATGGAAATCTACCAGTTGCGCACTTTCATCACCGTGGCGCAGCAAGGCCATCTGACCCAGGCGGCCGAGATCCTGCACCTGAGCCAGCCGGCGGTAACGGCGCAGATCAAGGCCCTGGAAGAAGAAACCGGCGTCAGCCTGTTCGACCGATGCCCGGCGGGTGTCAGCCTGACCGAGGCCGGCAAGCTGTTGTTGCCCGAGGCCGAAAAAATCCTGCTGGGCAGCCGCGAAATGCTCAAGGCCGCCAGGGCGCTGCAGGGGGAGTTGGACGGCAAGCTGCGCATCGGCACGATATTGTGTCCCCGGCTGTTGCGGCTGGGACCCTTGTTCGCCTGGCTGAAACAGCGTCACCCCTTGCTGCGCGTGAGTACGGTGCAAGGGATATCCGGCGGTGTGCTCAACGAGGTGCGCAAGAAGGAGCTGGATGCGGGTTTTTTTATTGGCCGCAATCCCTACCAGACCGTGCATGCGCATGCACTGGAGGAGCTGCAGTTCGTCGTGGCGGCGCCGGCGGACTGGCGGGTGGCCCTGGAAGGCTGCGACTGGCGTATGCTCGGGCGCCAGCCCTGGGTCGGGGGCAGCCAGTTCTCCAGCTTGTCCAAACTGCATGCGGAAGTCTGGCGCGAAAACAATATCGCGCCCAGGAAGGTCTACGAAATCGACCAGGAGCAGACCATGCTGAGTTGTGTGGAAGCCGGCTTGGGCTTGTGCATCCTGCGCCGAGAAGCGGCACGGGCCGCCGAGCGGGAAGGACGCTTATGGATCTGGGGCGAAATCGGCCGCACGGTGACGCTATCGTTTATCTACCCGGCCGATATGCACGGCGATCCGCTGATTCAGCCGGTGTTGGCTGCCTTGGCGGAAGTTTGGCCGATCGCGTCGCTGGAGGAGGCGGTGGCCTGA
- the rpmB gene encoding 50S ribosomal protein L28, whose protein sequence is MARVCIITGKKPMVGNNVSHANNKTKRRFLPNLQYRKFWVESENRWVRLRISNAGLRNIDKLGIDVVLADLRARGAI, encoded by the coding sequence ATGGCTCGAGTATGCATAATCACCGGCAAGAAGCCGATGGTTGGAAACAATGTTTCCCACGCCAACAACAAAACCAAGCGTCGTTTCCTGCCCAACCTGCAATATCGCAAGTTCTGGGTAGAAAGCGAAAACCGTTGGGTGCGCCTGCGCATTTCCAACGCTGGCCTGCGCAATATCGACAAGCTCGGTATCGATGTCGTCCTGGCCGACCTTCGCGCTCGTGGCGCGATTTAA
- a CDS encoding PEP-CTERM sorting domain-containing protein, producing the protein MRTTQTALRRATSLAICAMAIGSARADVATAISYDTQNLQHTSWLVPAAVNQSDPVASAVSVANFPPIGTAGHGTYMDIYASSKASGQMEVAIDRLRAGGRVDSVASWHDTINNQSGNSQNYRMNLDLSSLNASMGGFISNTSQRDFRAGFVANVLVNGISVWQTAQTFKLTGNQASVVKNGVDIGDATVTQGGSDNADFSFALSNYQGSANLGSFASGQSADVTYQLSTFAYWDDPAGCSYECGQVSIRAVDPLGAGGSRIVSAPVPEPESYALLLGGLGVVAGVVARRRRALLK; encoded by the coding sequence ATGCGTACGACTCAAACAGCCTTGCGCCGGGCGACCAGCCTAGCCATCTGTGCCATGGCCATCGGGAGCGCCCGCGCCGACGTGGCCACGGCGATTTCCTACGATACCCAGAACCTGCAGCACACCAGCTGGCTGGTCCCGGCCGCGGTCAACCAAAGCGATCCGGTTGCCAGTGCCGTCAGCGTGGCCAATTTTCCGCCCATCGGCACGGCCGGACATGGGACCTATATGGATATCTACGCGTCCTCGAAGGCAAGCGGCCAGATGGAAGTCGCCATCGATCGCCTGCGTGCCGGCGGCCGGGTCGATAGCGTCGCCAGCTGGCACGATACAATCAACAACCAATCGGGTAACAGCCAGAACTATCGGATGAATCTGGATCTCTCGTCGCTGAACGCTTCGATGGGTGGATTTATCTCCAATACCAGCCAGCGTGATTTTCGCGCGGGTTTTGTCGCCAATGTGCTGGTCAATGGTATTTCGGTCTGGCAGACAGCCCAAACTTTCAAGCTGACCGGCAATCAGGCTTCGGTCGTCAAGAACGGGGTCGATATCGGCGATGCCACCGTGACGCAGGGTGGGTCGGACAATGCCGACTTCAGCTTTGCGCTGAGCAATTACCAGGGCAGCGCCAACCTCGGAAGCTTTGCCAGCGGGCAAAGTGCCGACGTTACCTACCAATTGTCCACTTTTGCTTATTGGGACGACCCGGCCGGCTGTTCCTACGAGTGTGGCCAGGTCAGTATCCGCGCTGTCGATCCCTTGGGGGCCGGCGGCAGCCGCATCGTTTCCGCCCCGGTACCGGAGCCGGAAAGCTACGCCTTGCTGCTGGGCGGTCTGGGTGTGGTGGCCGGCGTAGTGGCCCGTCGTCGCCGGGCTTTGCTCAAATAG